The following coding sequences lie in one Eubacterium ventriosum genomic window:
- a CDS encoding energy-coupled thiamine transporter ThiT: protein MEKTKTSTTIVECAILIAMAFALSFIKIIDMPYGGSVTAASMVPIIVAGYRHGLKWGLLTGFTYSILQLLMGLANVSYATSWVAAVAIILLDYVGAFTVLGLVGIFKKNKNQTPVLVIGAAVVCVLRYICHVITGCTVWAGVSIPTADGMAYSLVYNAAYMIPETVVTVYVIALISNAVDLRVEKPVTKKKSENVMAILNGALVFGIAVLIDFLYLFQQIQTEKGFDITLIVNSNWGLVAIITVVGVVVGAIVYLGTKIVSRKKAVA, encoded by the coding sequence ATGGAAAAAACAAAAACATCTACAACGATAGTTGAGTGTGCAATTTTAATTGCTATGGCATTTGCATTAAGTTTTATTAAGATTATTGATATGCCTTATGGCGGCTCAGTTACAGCAGCAAGCATGGTGCCTATTATTGTTGCAGGATACAGACATGGTTTAAAATGGGGACTTTTAACAGGCTTTACATATAGTATTTTGCAGTTGTTAATGGGACTTGCCAACGTTTCATATGCTACATCATGGGTTGCAGCAGTTGCGATTATTTTGCTTGACTATGTTGGAGCTTTTACAGTTTTGGGACTTGTAGGAATTTTTAAGAAAAACAAGAATCAGACACCTGTTTTGGTAATCGGAGCAGCAGTTGTTTGTGTTTTAAGATACATCTGCCACGTAATTACAGGTTGTACTGTGTGGGCAGGAGTTTCAATTCCAACAGCAGACGGAATGGCATATTCATTAGTTTACAACGCAGCATATATGATACCTGAAACAGTAGTGACAGTATATGTGATTGCACTTATTTCAAATGCAGTGGATTTAAGAGTGGAAAAGCCGGTAACAAAGAAAAAATCAGAAAACGTTATGGCAATCTTAAATGGAGCATTGGTATTCGGCATTGCAGTTTTAATTGACTTCTTATATTTGTTCCAGCAGATACAGACAGAAAAAGGCTTTGATATTACATTAATTGTTAATTCAAACTGGGGACTTGTAGCAATTATCACAGTAGTAGGCGTGGTAGTTGGAGCTATAGTATATTTAGGAACAAAAATTGTAAGTAGAAAAAAAGCAGTGGCTTAG
- a CDS encoding DNA repair protein has protein sequence MKRKYICIDLKSFYASVECVERGLDPMTTRLVVADIGRTEKTICLAITPAMKALGIKNRCRIFEIPKGIDYIVAMPRMQKYIDYAAEIYGIYLKYISKDDIHVYSIDEAFMDVTDYLNLYNLTARELGQLIMNDIYNSLGIRATCGIGSNLYLAKIALDITAKHSKNFIGELDEESFKSKLWNYRPLTDFWRIGSGIARRLDSYGIMTMGDIAKCQEDFLYNIFGIDAELLIDHAWGRESTTIKQIKAYKPGSNSISSGQVLACDYNHKDGEIIIKEMADMVCLEMVEKNLITKSLTLHVGYSNRLNRKAAHGTVSLDFETNSDLVIIPAVVDLYNRIVNPNFPIRRVNLTCNGVVQEECRQYSFFVDIGELERNNKIQKAMIEIKNKYGKNAIVKGMDLQDRATTMERNEQIGGHRAGRE, from the coding sequence ATGAAAAGAAAATATATTTGTATAGATTTAAAGTCTTTTTATGCTTCAGTAGAATGTGTTGAAAGAGGACTTGATCCTATGACTACAAGATTGGTTGTGGCTGATATTGGGAGAACAGAGAAGACTATATGCCTTGCCATTACGCCGGCGATGAAGGCATTAGGGATTAAGAACAGATGTAGAATATTTGAAATTCCAAAGGGGATTGACTATATAGTGGCAATGCCAAGAATGCAGAAGTATATTGATTATGCTGCAGAGATATATGGAATATACCTTAAATATATCTCGAAGGATGATATTCATGTATATTCAATTGATGAAGCTTTTATGGATGTTACTGATTATTTAAACTTATATAATTTGACAGCCAGAGAATTAGGGCAGTTAATTATGAATGACATATATAATAGTCTGGGAATTAGAGCAACCTGTGGGATAGGCAGCAATCTTTATCTTGCAAAGATTGCCTTGGACATAACAGCTAAGCATTCTAAGAACTTTATTGGGGAATTAGATGAAGAAAGCTTTAAAAGCAAGTTGTGGAATTATAGACCATTGACGGATTTTTGGAGAATTGGCAGTGGCATAGCAAGAAGACTTGATTCTTATGGGATAATGACCATGGGTGATATTGCAAAGTGTCAGGAAGATTTTTTATATAATATTTTTGGTATAGATGCAGAATTGCTTATTGACCATGCATGGGGAAGAGAGAGTACAACAATAAAACAGATTAAGGCTTATAAGCCGGGGAGTAATAGTATTTCAAGTGGTCAGGTTTTGGCTTGTGATTATAATCATAAGGATGGTGAGATTATTATAAAGGAGATGGCAGATATGGTATGCCTTGAAATGGTGGAAAAGAACCTTATTACAAAATCATTGACGCTTCATGTAGGATATTCTAACAGATTAAACAGGAAGGCAGCCCACGGAACGGTAAGTCTTGATTTTGAAACGAACTCTGATTTGGTAATAATTCCGGCAGTAGTTGATTTGTACAATAGAATTGTGAATCCTAATTTTCCTATTAGAAGAGTTAATTTAACCTGCAACGGTGTTGTGCAGGAAGAGTGTAGGCAATATAGCTTTTTTGTGGATATAGGAGAACTTGAAAGAAATAACAAGATTCAAAAAGCAATGATAGAGATTAAAAACAAATATGGTAAGAATGCAATTGTAAAGGGAATGGATTTACAGGATAGGGCAACTACAATGGAAAGAAATGAGCAAATAGGAGGACATAGAGCAGGAAGGGAATAA
- a CDS encoding YolD-like family protein, whose amino-acid sequence MAGRPRTKMSIENRAKQFMPFAALKGLPDALAAKEKIVVEKIELSSDMEEELNRKMHGLCKGMIATVVYFENYEYLKVTGMVAKIDIDNRVLQIVDHKISFENIYTLDYIISYGIEK is encoded by the coding sequence ATGGCAGGAAGACCTAGAACTAAGATGAGCATAGAAAACAGAGCCAAGCAATTTATGCCTTTTGCAGCATTGAAAGGTTTGCCTGATGCTTTGGCGGCAAAGGAGAAAATAGTAGTTGAAAAAATTGAACTTTCCAGTGACATGGAAGAAGAATTGAACCGAAAAATGCACGGACTATGCAAAGGGATGATTGCTACAGTAGTTTATTTTGAAAATTATGAATACCTTAAGGTTACAGGGATGGTGGCAAAGATTGATATTGATAATAGAGTACTTCAGATAGTTGACCATAAGATTAGTTTTGAAAATATTTATACTTTAGATTATATTATAAGTTATGGTATTGAAAAATAG
- a CDS encoding GNAT family N-acetyltransferase has translation MKIVWKRLEVMIRFATEEDAEELLRIYSYYVENTAITFEYDTPALDEFKYRIRTIKAMYPYLVSEVDGKIVGYAYANTFKDRAAYDWAVETTIYLDKDARGKGYGKELYEALEKALKAQNITNLYACIGYPEVEDQYLTKNSVQYHEHLGYRFIGTFKKCGYKFNRWYDMVWMEKMIGEHSKNQKEVILFREIEKNYEL, from the coding sequence ATGAAAATTGTTTGGAAAAGGCTGGAAGTTATGATTAGGTTTGCTACAGAAGAAGATGCAGAAGAGTTACTTAGAATTTATTCATATTATGTTGAAAATACGGCAATAACATTTGAGTATGATACGCCTGCGTTGGATGAATTTAAGTATCGTATTAGAACAATAAAGGCAATGTATCCATATTTGGTTTCAGAGGTTGACGGAAAAATAGTAGGCTACGCCTATGCCAACACATTTAAGGATAGGGCAGCCTATGATTGGGCAGTTGAAACAACAATCTATTTAGATAAGGATGCACGGGGAAAAGGCTATGGCAAGGAACTTTACGAAGCTTTGGAGAAAGCACTGAAAGCCCAGAACATAACAAATCTTTATGCCTGTATTGGGTATCCTGAAGTAGAAGACCAATACTTAACAAAGAATAGCGTTCAATACCATGAACATTTAGGCTATAGATTTATCGGCACATTCAAAAAATGTGGCTACAAATTTAACAGATGGTACGATATGGTATGGATGGAAAAAATGATAGGAGAGCATAGCAAGAACCAGAAAGAAGTGATTCTTTTTAGAGAGATAGAAAAGAATTATGAATTGTAA
- a CDS encoding MFS transporter, producing MNKDFFSKERFKYIIILALFNYIFLGTEYLFDNIVGDIKPQSVVTAQSYILGASVLGFLFFAIIKKYINKKLKHGLLSAFIVVETLLFALMEYSESYGFVVITGCVMFALFGVMGSAVYYIASVYLKSNRNVASTIGLAYGLGIMFQFGDNNIVASKIARLIIFAIVLVVWIAIILNLYLEENAESQNEKSRKLKYEKTESKNIECKNTASKNAEYINSRITAIVLIITIMLMACIFSTLDNIVTYYHSKGIMDIGQYPRLLLAISGVVAGVLFDLKERKLMCLIMYSVTLLSTICMLVITMGEPFIIGLVVFYLSAGFFSVFFTTAFVNLSFEMKTPEL from the coding sequence ATGAACAAAGATTTTTTTTCAAAAGAGAGATTTAAATACATAATAATTTTGGCACTGTTCAATTATATTTTTCTTGGAACAGAATATTTATTTGATAACATTGTGGGAGACATAAAGCCACAGTCAGTTGTTACTGCGCAAAGCTACATTTTGGGTGCAAGTGTATTGGGCTTTTTATTTTTTGCCATTATAAAAAAATATATAAATAAAAAATTAAAGCATGGCTTATTGTCAGCGTTTATCGTAGTGGAAACGTTGCTTTTTGCACTTATGGAGTATAGTGAAAGTTATGGATTTGTGGTAATCACAGGTTGCGTGATGTTTGCATTATTTGGAGTAATGGGCAGCGCAGTTTATTATATTGCATCGGTTTATTTAAAGAGTAACAGAAATGTTGCAAGCACAATAGGTTTGGCGTATGGTCTGGGAATAATGTTTCAGTTCGGTGACAATAATATTGTTGCTTCGAAAATTGCAAGATTGATAATTTTTGCGATTGTGCTTGTTGTATGGATTGCCATAATATTAAACTTATATTTAGAAGAAAATGCAGAATCCCAAAATGAAAAATCAAGAAAATTGAAATATGAAAAGACAGAATCAAAAAATATTGAATGTAAAAACACAGCTTCAAAAAATGCAGAATATATAAACAGCCGTATAACAGCAATTGTTCTTATAATTACAATAATGCTTATGGCATGTATTTTTTCAACCCTTGACAATATTGTCACATATTATCATTCAAAGGGAATAATGGATATTGGGCAGTATCCAAGACTGCTTTTGGCAATTAGCGGCGTTGTGGCAGGAGTTTTATTTGACTTAAAAGAAAGAAAACTAATGTGCCTAATAATGTATAGCGTAACGTTGCTATCAACAATATGTATGCTGGTAATAACAATGGGCGAGCCTTTTATAATCGGATTGGTTGTGTTTTATTTATCAGCAGGTTTCTTCTCTGTATTTTTCACTACAGCTTTTGTGAATTTATCATTTGAAATGAAAACCCCGGAACTTTGA
- the hflX gene encoding GTPase HflX — MYETEQEIEKVILVAVCSNPNQDPEESLDELEELVKTAGATVVGRMIQNLEHASSATYIGSGKVEELKDLIWETEATAVVCDDELTPAQYKNLEDELDVKVMDRTLIILDIFAGRAKTAEGKIQVELAQLRYRSTRLIGMRNLSRQGGGIGTRGPGEKKLEVDRRLIRDRISQLKSQVEDLESHRQVTRARRQENPVPVIAIVGYTNAGKSTLLNTLTDARVLEEDKLFATLDPTTRNYKLPDGQEVLLTDTVGFIRKLPHHLIDAFRSTLEEAKYSDIIIHVVDSSNPVMDKNVQAVYDTLKNLEVKDKIIITVFNKIDKLEEKPIMKDFNADYTVETAIKKGIGLDELNEIIEKALKSMRIHIEKLFPYTDAGKPGLIRKYGQLIKEEYREDGIWVEAYVPSELMDRL, encoded by the coding sequence ATGTACGAAACAGAACAGGAAATTGAAAAAGTAATATTGGTAGCAGTTTGTTCTAATCCTAATCAGGACCCGGAGGAATCATTGGATGAATTGGAGGAACTTGTTAAAACAGCAGGTGCCACAGTTGTAGGTAGAATGATTCAGAATCTTGAGCATGCAAGTAGTGCAACTTATATTGGTTCAGGAAAAGTTGAAGAATTAAAGGATTTGATTTGGGAAACAGAGGCCACAGCTGTAGTTTGTGATGATGAATTAACTCCGGCACAGTATAAAAATCTGGAAGATGAATTAGATGTTAAGGTAATGGATAGAACTTTAATCATTCTTGATATTTTTGCAGGCAGGGCAAAGACGGCAGAAGGTAAGATTCAGGTAGAGCTTGCCCAGCTTCGTTACCGCTCCACAAGACTTATTGGTATGAGAAATCTTTCACGTCAGGGTGGTGGTATCGGTACAAGAGGTCCCGGAGAAAAGAAGCTTGAAGTTGACAGACGATTAATTAGGGATAGAATTTCCCAGTTAAAATCACAGGTGGAAGATTTAGAAAGCCATCGTCAGGTTACAAGAGCAAGAAGACAGGAAAATCCTGTGCCGGTCATAGCCATTGTAGGTTATACTAACGCAGGAAAATCTACATTACTTAACACTCTTACAGATGCAAGAGTGTTGGAAGAAGATAAGCTTTTTGCCACACTTGATCCGACAACAAGAAATTATAAATTACCTGACGGTCAGGAAGTTTTGCTTACAGACACAGTAGGTTTTATCAGAAAGTTGCCACATCATTTAATTGATGCTTTCAGGAGTACTTTGGAAGAAGCAAAATATTCAGACATTATAATTCACGTTGTAGACAGTTCTAACCCTGTAATGGATAAGAATGTTCAGGCTGTTTATGATACATTGAAGAATCTTGAAGTTAAGGACAAAATTATAATTACTGTATTTAACAAGATTGATAAGCTTGAAGAAAAACCTATAATGAAGGATTTTAATGCAGATTATACGGTGGAAACTGCAATCAAAAAGGGAATAGGCTTGGATGAATTAAATGAGATAATTGAAAAAGCATTAAAGTCAATGCGTATTCATATTGAAAAATTATTTCCTTACACAGATGCGGGAAAGCCGGGACTTATTAGAAAATACGGTCAGTTAATCAAAGAAGAATACAGAGAAGATGGTATTTGGGTGGAGGCTTATGTACCTTCAGAATTAATGGATAGATTATAG
- a CDS encoding MarR family winged helix-turn-helix transcriptional regulator: MNKSFENKMSPALSMFNHIYKEFNEIYHEATLKMGLSDSAFDILYSIVDLGDGCSQSDICKYSCLSKQTVNSSIKKMASLNYLTFKPGKGRVMQIFLTDKGRQLLDEKIYPIIKKENEAFLCMTDEECRLMLELYEKYNNALKNKFKEL, from the coding sequence ATGAATAAATCTTTTGAAAATAAAATGAGTCCTGCTCTTTCTATGTTTAACCACATATACAAAGAGTTTAATGAAATTTATCACGAAGCCACTCTGAAAATGGGGCTTTCAGACAGCGCCTTTGACATTTTGTATTCTATTGTTGACCTAGGCGATGGTTGTTCCCAGAGTGATATTTGCAAATATTCATGCCTTTCAAAGCAGACTGTTAATTCTTCCATTAAAAAAATGGCAAGTCTTAACTACTTAACTTTTAAGCCGGGAAAAGGCAGGGTTATGCAGATTTTTCTTACAGATAAGGGCAGGCAGCTTTTGGATGAAAAAATTTATCCTATTATAAAAAAAGAAAACGAAGCATTTCTATGTATGACCGATGAAGAATGCCGTTTAATGCTTGAACTTTACGAGAAGTATAATAATGCATTGAAAAATAAATTTAAGGAACTTTAA
- a CDS encoding radical SAM protein: protein MGNLTYAATRATLGKTIDIILKNANKDSDKEIGKLVDRMGKYMDGEDLGVDFDKLKEMVCNKDATLNKYINRVLDEVDPKVLKTMALNLGYEAFMYGTKTIRKNREIHNCNVPWLILMDPTSACNLHCTGCWAAEYGNRLNLTLDEMDSVVTQGKKLGTYLYMFTGGEPLVRKDDLIKLCKKHKECAFLAFTNGTLVDEAFCQEMLNVGNLYLAISLEGFEAVNDLRRGQGVYGKVMHTMELLKSHGLVFGTSICYTSKNIETVTSDEFVDLMIENGCRYALYFHYMPVGNDASLDLLPTPEQRIYMKDRVREIRNMTTGKGIFTMDFQNDGEFVGGCIAGGRNYFHINANGDAEPCVFIHYSGANIRENTLLEILKQPLFMAYHDNQPFNENPLRPCPMLENPDILQRLVKETGAKSTDLQSPESAEHLCEKCRDYAEKWKPCAEKLWAESKKSR, encoded by the coding sequence ATGGGAAATTTAACATATGCTGCAACTAGAGCAACGCTGGGAAAGACTATTGACATTATCTTAAAAAATGCTAACAAAGACAGTGACAAGGAAATTGGCAAGTTAGTAGACCGAATGGGAAAGTACATGGATGGAGAGGATTTAGGTGTTGATTTTGACAAGCTTAAAGAAATGGTTTGCAATAAGGATGCTACTCTTAATAAATATATTAATAGAGTGTTAGATGAAGTTGATCCTAAGGTTTTGAAAACAATGGCTTTGAATCTTGGCTATGAAGCATTTATGTATGGAACAAAAACTATAAGAAAAAATAGAGAAATACATAATTGTAATGTGCCATGGTTGATTTTGATGGACCCTACAAGTGCCTGCAACCTTCATTGTACAGGATGTTGGGCAGCAGAGTATGGCAATAGATTGAATTTGACATTGGACGAAATGGACAGTGTTGTAACACAGGGCAAGAAACTTGGAACATATTTGTATATGTTTACAGGTGGTGAGCCTTTAGTTAGAAAAGATGACTTAATTAAATTATGTAAAAAGCACAAAGAATGTGCATTTCTTGCTTTTACCAACGGAACATTGGTTGATGAAGCTTTTTGCCAGGAAATGTTAAATGTGGGAAACCTTTATCTGGCAATAAGTCTTGAAGGTTTTGAGGCAGTTAATGATTTAAGAAGAGGTCAGGGCGTTTACGGCAAAGTAATGCACACTATGGAATTACTTAAGAGCCATGGTTTAGTTTTTGGCACGTCAATATGTTACACTTCAAAAAATATTGAAACAGTAACAAGTGATGAGTTTGTAGATTTGATGATTGAAAATGGATGTAGATATGCACTTTATTTCCACTATATGCCGGTTGGAAATGATGCTTCACTTGACTTACTTCCAACTCCTGAGCAGAGAATTTATATGAAGGACAGAGTTCGTGAAATAAGAAATATGACTACAGGAAAAGGAATTTTCACAATGGATTTCCAAAATGACGGAGAGTTCGTTGGCGGTTGTATCGCAGGTGGCAGAAACTATTTCCATATCAACGCCAACGGCGATGCAGAACCATGCGTATTCATTCATTATTCAGGTGCAAATATAAGAGAAAACACACTGCTTGAAATTTTGAAACAGCCATTATTTATGGCGTATCACGATAATCAGCCATTTAACGAAAATCCACTTAGACCATGTCCAATGCTTGAAAATCCGGATATTTTGCAAAGATTAGTTAAAGAGACAGGTGCAAAGTCAACAGATTTACAGTCGCCTGAATCAGCAGAACATCTTTGTGAAAAATGCCGTGACTATGCAGAAAAGTGGAAGCCATGCGCAGAAAAATTGTGGGCGGAGAGTAAGAAGAGCAGGTAA
- a CDS encoding diguanylate cyclase domain-containing protein, producing MGENVVVTCSIGVVFADEEREEVTLKVLTKSADKAMYQAKNSGKNRYSIVRYGEK from the coding sequence ATAGGCGAAAATGTTGTAGTTACATGTAGTATAGGCGTGGTATTTGCAGACGAAGAAAGAGAAGAGGTAACACTGAAAGTTCTTACAAAAAGTGCGGATAAAGCAATGTATCAGGCAAAGAACTCCGGAAAGAACAGGTACAGTATAGTTAGGTATGGGGAAAAGTAG
- a CDS encoding MATE family efflux transporter: MDTKLAQHFTYGKLLKFVFPSIVMMVFTSIYCVVDGLFVSNFVGKTAFASINLIMPFIMGLTALGFMMGTGGSAIVAKTLGEGKPEKANEYFSLIVYTTIIGGLILSILGMFLVRPVSILLGAEGELLENCVLYGRITFISLTAFMLQNVFQSFFVTATKPKLGLAVIVSAGVTNMVLDYLFIAVLGFGLAGAAIATVCGELIGGLFPIFYFSRKNSSLLKLGRTKFNGSILLKTCTNGSSELMTNLSSSVVNSLYNVQLLKFTGEDGVAAYGTIMYVSFIFVAIFIGYSIGSAPIISYNYGSGNNKELQNMSKKSLSLISIWAVGLFVLAQVISTPLATIFVGYDHDLFLLTRHGFRIYCVTFLINGFNIYGSAFFTALSNGLISATISFLRTLIFQIAAILILPAIFGINGIWIAVAMAELLTLCFTATFFIKQRKVYHY, encoded by the coding sequence ATGGATACTAAATTAGCACAACATTTTACTTATGGGAAACTGCTTAAGTTTGTTTTTCCTTCTATTGTCATGATGGTTTTTACATCTATCTATTGCGTTGTTGACGGACTTTTTGTTTCTAACTTTGTTGGGAAAACAGCTTTTGCTTCAATCAATCTTATTATGCCTTTTATTATGGGGCTTACCGCTTTGGGATTTATGATGGGAACCGGTGGCAGCGCCATTGTTGCAAAAACTCTTGGTGAAGGAAAACCTGAAAAAGCCAACGAATATTTTTCATTAATCGTTTACACAACTATTATTGGTGGACTAATCCTTTCCATTTTAGGAATGTTTTTGGTTCGTCCTGTCAGCATTCTTTTGGGCGCTGAAGGTGAATTGTTGGAAAACTGTGTTCTTTACGGACGTATTACTTTTATTTCTTTGACAGCTTTTATGCTTCAAAATGTTTTCCAAAGCTTTTTTGTAACTGCCACAAAACCCAAATTAGGACTTGCAGTTATTGTGTCTGCCGGCGTAACGAATATGGTTCTTGACTATCTTTTTATTGCCGTACTTGGCTTTGGTCTTGCAGGAGCTGCAATTGCAACTGTTTGTGGCGAGCTTATTGGCGGACTTTTCCCTATATTTTATTTTTCAAGGAAAAACTCAAGTCTGCTTAAACTTGGTCGAACCAAATTTAATGGTTCAATTCTTCTTAAGACTTGCACCAACGGTTCTTCCGAACTTATGACAAACCTTTCAAGCTCAGTTGTTAACTCACTTTATAACGTTCAGCTTTTGAAGTTTACAGGAGAAGACGGCGTTGCCGCTTACGGAACAATTATGTATGTAAGTTTTATTTTTGTTGCCATATTCATCGGCTATTCTATTGGTAGTGCGCCAATTATTAGCTACAATTACGGTTCCGGAAATAATAAAGAATTACAAAACATGTCAAAAAAGAGTTTGTCTCTTATAAGCATTTGGGCTGTTGGTCTGTTTGTTCTTGCTCAGGTTATTTCAACGCCTTTGGCAACAATTTTCGTAGGTTACGACCACGACCTGTTCCTGCTTACAAGACATGGCTTTAGAATTTACTGTGTAACATTCCTTATTAACGGCTTTAACATTTATGGTTCAGCTTTCTTTACTGCACTAAGCAATGGACTTATTTCAGCAACCATTTCATTTCTTAGAACACTTATCTTCCAGATTGCAGCAATCCTTATACTTCCTGCAATCTTTGGAATCAATGGAATATGGATTGCCGTGGCAATGGCTGAACTTCTTACACTATGCTTCACAGCTACATTCTTTATAAAGCAAAGAAAAGTATATCACTATTAA
- a CDS encoding response regulator transcription factor: MGRATNNLCAVLMGTVFFSLFNSTNMLSNSIVIIILFVFVSIFMAIYYGKNSKKSYVAESLESDDNKMENFVQQFSLSKRECEVLETLLKSDKNVKEIAQELYISRAALYRHISNMNEKTDTKSREGLIKFYYQWEKSGKN; encoded by the coding sequence ATGGGAAGAGCGACCAACAACCTTTGCGCGGTATTAATGGGAACGGTATTTTTCTCATTATTTAATTCAACAAATATGCTTAGCAACAGCATTGTCATAATTATTTTGTTTGTTTTTGTAAGCATTTTTATGGCAATTTATTATGGAAAAAATTCGAAAAAAAGTTACGTTGCGGAAAGTTTGGAGAGCGATGACAACAAAATGGAAAATTTTGTACAGCAGTTTTCTTTGTCAAAAAGAGAGTGCGAGGTGCTTGAGACTTTGCTTAAGTCGGACAAAAATGTAAAAGAGATTGCACAGGAACTTTATATTTCAAGAGCGGCTTTGTATAGGCACATATCAAATATGAACGAGAAGACTGACACAAAATCAAGAGAAGGTCTCATAAAATTCTATTATCAATGGGAAAAAAGTGGGAAAAATTAA